The following proteins come from a genomic window of Heptranchias perlo isolate sHepPer1 chromosome 14, sHepPer1.hap1, whole genome shotgun sequence:
- the LOC137332547 gene encoding PRELI domain-containing protein 1, mitochondrial-like, with product MVKYYLGLNDLKSSWDQVFAAFWQRYPNPYSKHVLTEDVIHREVTPDKVISRRLLTKTNRVPRWAERLFPTNVAHSAFVLEDSVVDLKHKTLTTFTWNINHARLMVVQERCVYGLHPENKNWTQIKREAWISSNLYGFSLAIQECGLASFKSSITKTMKGFEYVLARIQGETPMKTLRETAKEATEKAKETALAATEKAKDLASKAGPQKKQQYI from the exons ATGGTGAAGTATTACTTAGGTCTAAATGACCTGAAGAGTTCATGGGACCAAGTATTTGCTGCATTCTGGCAGCGCTATCCAAACCCATATAG CAAACACGTCCTTACAGAGGATGTCATCCACCGCGAGGTAACTCCTGACAAGGTGATTTCCCGACGACTACTCACCAAGACAAACAGAGTGCCTCGGTGGGCAGAGAGATTATTTCCTACTAATGTTGCCCACTCAGCCTTCGTTCTAGAAGATTCAGTAGTGGATTTAAAACACAAAACTCTGACTACGTTTACATGGAACATCAATCATGCGCGGCTTATG GTAGTACAGGAGAGGTGCGTATATGGATTACATCCTGAAAATAAGAACTGGACTCAAATCAAACGTGAGGCCTGGATTTCTTCAAACTTGTATGGCTTCTCGCTAGCTATTCAG gaatgtggccttgccagctttAAGAGCAGCATAACCAAaaccatgaaaggttttgagtACGTTCTGGCTAGAATTCAAG gtgAAACACCTATGAAGACATTGAGAGAGACGGCTAAAGAAGCAACTGAGAAGGCTAAAGAAACTGCCCTGGCAGCTACAGAGAAAGCAAAGGACCTGGCCAGCAAAGCAGGACCACAGAAAAAACAGCAATATATCTGA